In Streptomyces sp. RFCAC02, the following proteins share a genomic window:
- a CDS encoding non-ribosomal peptide synthetase, whose product MPSLSPPPTTLTDRLRAHARDSPDKIAFRFLGDGENVTDSLTYAQLDAAARASAARLGALGEPGSRAVLAHTPGLAFVVDLLGCWYAGFVAVPVYPPVGRREIDTARDIAAATRPVAVLTDLPWAMEEITAGTPGAVVLDPLDRSARAPAGWSAPAVDAGAPALLQFTSGSTGTPRGVVVSHRQLTANQRRMAETYGQDEHGVVVSWLPLYHDMGLIGSVLHPLHLGATCVLLSPLAFLESPVRWLRAVSGFGATISAAPNFAYELAVRKVTDDHLRGLDLSTWRTAINGGEPVRPDTVAAFAERFAPAGFAPGAMTPSYGLAECTLLVSAENSADAPGTARVPGGDGETVVSCGAPPDTLLVVGPDGTPVPDGRLGEVWVRAADPSIGAGYWEQPEVSAELFAARTADGDGPFLRTGDLGFLADGRLHIAGRAKDVVVVRGRNHFPQDIEATVERACPAVRKGCVAAFAVGERLVVVAETRGDAGPDARSAVHAEVARRHGLRLDDLVLIRRGTIPKTSSGKIRRRACRDAYRSGTLRREPAADAGTAEESRAAGPGDALRTLVGEVLGVPDAAALPAGRALAELGMDSLRSVQLQHALQERFGVTVPLEELLHDATVGDLVAAVRGGATGGDPPPGEQDGASGGGPAPTASAGQQALWFLDHSTAGESRYAVTRAARLRGGVDADVLARAVRDVMGRHEALTTRWSVTDGRVTAHPSAAPAPELTVVDTPADGFDALLAARAADPLDPEHGPLARVTLIRPGGQDPVLLLSVHHIAADLWSLGLLLAQVGDRYRALLDGTAGTPVPAPGMSEAVAAEHRLVTGPAGARMREQWIDLLADSADSELRLPLDRPRPPARTWSGDLLRLPFGTDLSERVRDTARRLGTTPFVVLLACYGVLLARLSGERRFVVGVPTAVRPDARSGQVVGYCVNTLPVPLDVPVDDSFAGLVRDTAVRFRRALAARQYPLPLITEAVRPARDTARGPLFATMFGWTATPPGAPDGLSALAEEIPGRACRVGGLVLEAEPLRHTTALADLDVSVAESDGGLTLVLRYATETLDGGTVEALGRRLLRVAGAAVADDATPIAGLTVLSDAERARLAELTTGRGPLPEPSRTMTDHFADACAAHPDAPAVVSAAGTVTYAELAAEVTAAAARLVGAVGPGTGEPVGLLLPPEPRFVTALLAALTAGRGIVPLLPAFPDERLRFVASDAGVAAVLTVREHAARAARLVPGRPVVVLDDPAPPPAVRVDGPPGPEALAYVVHTSGTTGTPKGVPITHANVLPLLLWQRERFALGPGTRLPQTLSLAFDFGLQEVFTTVLFGAALHFPDQAERLSAARYAEFVQRERLTILYLTPTLAAELAAAAVAMPTVRTVVLGGEMLTYEALRALTALVAPDAVFVNGYGPTEASINCSMRFIDAAGAATGSGIVPVGPPTGRSRVGVHDPWDDPTVPGGFGEVVIGGPGVAAGYLGGAGSAARAFTTGADGERRYRTGDIGSLRPDGDLVLLGRLDDQVKIRGFRVEPDEVRAVLLRHPDVLDAVVVVEGEGNRRRLAAGVVPGPVFSVPALRAWAGEHLPAHEVPARIVPLDTLPRTAHGKLDRVRLAESLAAAAPAPERGEVPTRAVERRVAEVWQEVLDVPRVGSHDNFFDLGGHSLLVAPLISRLEEALELPGLPLLLLYEFPTVAELSARLEALLHTGTPDEADLPRVTGRARRRGAQHIRITF is encoded by the coding sequence ATGCCCTCCCTCTCGCCGCCCCCGACGACGCTGACCGACCGGCTGCGCGCCCACGCCCGCGACAGCCCCGACAAGATCGCCTTCCGATTCCTCGGCGACGGGGAGAACGTCACGGACTCCCTGACGTACGCCCAGCTCGACGCGGCGGCACGGGCGTCCGCCGCGCGGCTCGGCGCCCTCGGGGAGCCCGGCAGCAGGGCCGTGCTCGCCCACACGCCGGGGCTCGCCTTCGTCGTCGACCTGCTCGGCTGCTGGTACGCGGGGTTCGTCGCGGTGCCCGTCTACCCGCCGGTCGGCCGGCGCGAGATCGACACGGCGCGGGACATCGCCGCCGCGACCCGGCCGGTGGCCGTCCTCACCGACCTGCCGTGGGCCATGGAGGAGATCACCGCGGGGACGCCCGGCGCGGTGGTCCTCGACCCCCTGGACCGCTCGGCGCGGGCACCGGCCGGCTGGAGCGCGCCCGCCGTCGACGCCGGGGCGCCCGCGCTGCTCCAGTTCACCTCGGGGTCCACCGGCACTCCGCGCGGGGTCGTCGTCAGTCACCGCCAACTGACCGCGAACCAGCGGCGGATGGCGGAGACCTACGGGCAGGACGAGCACGGCGTCGTCGTGAGCTGGCTGCCGCTGTACCACGACATGGGGCTCATCGGCTCGGTGCTGCACCCGCTCCACCTGGGCGCGACCTGCGTCCTGCTGTCGCCGCTCGCGTTCCTGGAGAGCCCCGTCCGCTGGCTGCGCGCCGTGTCCGGCTTCGGCGCGACGATCAGCGCCGCGCCGAACTTCGCCTACGAACTGGCGGTGCGCAAGGTCACCGACGACCACCTGCGCGGTCTCGACCTCTCGACCTGGCGGACGGCCATCAACGGCGGTGAGCCGGTCCGTCCCGACACCGTCGCCGCCTTCGCCGAGCGGTTCGCCCCGGCGGGCTTCGCCCCGGGCGCGATGACGCCCAGCTACGGCCTCGCGGAGTGCACGCTGCTGGTCTCGGCCGAGAACTCCGCCGACGCCCCCGGCACGGCCCGGGTCCCCGGCGGCGACGGCGAGACGGTGGTGAGCTGCGGCGCCCCGCCCGACACGCTGCTGGTCGTCGGGCCGGACGGCACCCCGGTCCCCGACGGCCGGCTTGGCGAGGTCTGGGTACGCGCCGCCGACCCCAGCATCGGCGCCGGGTACTGGGAGCAGCCCGAGGTCAGCGCCGAGTTGTTCGCGGCCAGGACGGCGGACGGCGACGGGCCGTTCCTGCGCACGGGGGACCTCGGTTTCCTCGCGGACGGCCGGCTGCACATCGCCGGGCGCGCGAAGGACGTCGTCGTGGTGCGCGGGCGCAACCACTTCCCGCAGGACATCGAGGCCACGGTCGAGCGGGCGTGCCCGGCGGTGCGGAAGGGCTGCGTCGCCGCCTTCGCCGTCGGCGAGCGACTGGTCGTGGTGGCCGAGACCCGGGGCGACGCCGGCCCTGACGCCCGGTCGGCGGTCCATGCCGAGGTGGCCCGCCGGCACGGGCTGCGTCTGGACGACCTGGTGCTGATCCGCCGGGGCACCATCCCGAAAACGTCGAGCGGCAAGATCCGCCGGCGCGCCTGCCGGGACGCCTACCGTTCCGGCACCCTCCGGCGGGAGCCGGCGGCGGACGCGGGCACGGCGGAGGAGTCGCGGGCCGCCGGGCCGGGCGACGCGCTCCGCACGCTGGTGGGCGAGGTGCTCGGCGTGCCGGACGCCGCCGCCCTCCCGGCCGGCCGGGCGCTGGCGGAGCTGGGGATGGACTCGCTGCGTTCGGTCCAGCTCCAGCACGCCCTGCAGGAGCGCTTCGGCGTCACCGTCCCGCTGGAGGAGCTGCTGCACGACGCCACGGTGGGCGACCTCGTGGCGGCGGTGCGCGGCGGCGCGACCGGCGGGGACCCACCACCCGGTGAGCAGGACGGAGCCTCCGGCGGGGGTCCCGCGCCGACGGCGTCGGCCGGGCAGCAGGCGTTGTGGTTCCTCGATCACTCCACCGCCGGCGAGTCCCGGTACGCCGTGACGCGCGCCGCCCGGCTGCGCGGCGGCGTGGACGCCGATGTGCTGGCCCGCGCGGTCCGCGACGTGATGGGCCGCCACGAGGCCCTGACCACCCGGTGGTCGGTGACGGACGGCCGGGTGACCGCCCACCCGTCCGCCGCGCCCGCCCCGGAACTGACCGTCGTCGACACCCCGGCCGACGGCTTCGACGCGCTGCTGGCCGCGCGCGCCGCCGACCCGCTCGACCCGGAGCACGGGCCGCTCGCCAGGGTCACCCTGATCCGGCCGGGCGGGCAGGACCCCGTCCTGCTGCTGTCGGTCCACCACATCGCCGCCGACCTGTGGTCCCTCGGCCTGCTGCTCGCCCAGGTGGGCGACCGGTACCGCGCGCTGCTCGACGGCACGGCCGGCACGCCCGTGCCCGCGCCGGGCATGTCCGAGGCGGTCGCCGCCGAGCACCGGCTCGTGACCGGCCCCGCGGGCGCGCGGATGCGCGAGCAGTGGATCGACCTGCTGGCCGACAGCGCGGACAGCGAACTCCGCCTGCCCCTCGACCGGCCGCGCCCCCCGGCGCGCACCTGGTCGGGGGACCTGCTGCGGCTGCCGTTCGGCACGGACCTGAGCGAGCGGGTCCGCGACACCGCGCGCCGGCTCGGCACCACGCCGTTCGTGGTGCTGCTCGCTTGCTACGGCGTCCTGCTGGCGCGGCTGTCCGGTGAACGCCGGTTCGTGGTGGGCGTGCCGACCGCCGTCCGCCCCGACGCCCGCTCCGGCCAGGTGGTGGGCTACTGCGTGAACACCCTCCCGGTGCCGCTGGACGTGCCGGTGGACGACTCGTTCGCCGGGCTGGTCCGCGACACGGCGGTCCGTTTCCGGCGCGCGCTGGCCGCCCGGCAGTACCCCCTGCCGCTCATCACCGAAGCGGTCCGCCCGGCCCGGGACACCGCCCGGGGGCCGCTGTTCGCCACCATGTTCGGCTGGACCGCCACGCCACCGGGCGCCCCGGACGGCCTGTCCGCGCTCGCCGAGGAGATCCCGGGCCGTGCCTGCCGCGTGGGCGGCCTCGTCCTGGAGGCCGAACCGCTGCGGCACACCACCGCGCTGGCCGACCTCGACGTGAGCGTCGCCGAGTCCGACGGCGGGCTGACCCTGGTGCTGCGGTACGCCACCGAGACGCTGGACGGCGGCACCGTCGAGGCACTGGGCCGGCGGCTGCTGCGGGTCGCCGGGGCGGCGGTGGCCGACGACGCGACGCCGATCGCCGGCCTGACCGTCCTGTCGGACGCGGAGCGCGCCCGCCTGGCCGAACTCACCACGGGCCGCGGCCCGCTGCCGGAGCCGTCCCGCACCATGACCGACCACTTCGCGGACGCCTGCGCCGCCCACCCCGACGCCCCGGCGGTCGTGTCGGCGGCCGGCACGGTGACGTACGCCGAGCTGGCCGCCGAGGTCACCGCGGCCGCCGCCCGGCTCGTGGGGGCTGTGGGACCCGGCACCGGCGAACCGGTCGGCCTGCTGCTGCCGCCCGAGCCGCGGTTCGTCACGGCGCTGCTGGCCGCCCTCACCGCCGGCCGCGGCATCGTGCCGCTGCTGCCCGCCTTCCCGGACGAGCGGCTGCGGTTCGTCGCCTCGGACGCCGGCGTCGCCGCGGTCCTCACCGTCCGGGAGCACGCGGCACGCGCGGCGCGGCTCGTCCCCGGCCGCCCGGTGGTCGTGCTCGACGATCCGGCGCCGCCGCCGGCGGTGCGCGTCGACGGGCCGCCGGGACCCGAGGCCCTGGCCTACGTGGTGCACACCTCGGGCACCACCGGCACCCCGAAGGGCGTGCCGATCACCCACGCCAACGTGCTGCCGCTGCTGCTGTGGCAGCGGGAACGGTTCGCCCTCGGCCCCGGCACCCGGCTCCCCCAGACCCTGTCGCTCGCCTTCGACTTCGGCCTGCAGGAGGTGTTCACCACCGTCCTGTTCGGCGCCGCCCTGCACTTCCCCGACCAGGCCGAGCGGCTGTCCGCCGCCCGCTACGCCGAGTTCGTACAGCGGGAGCGGCTGACCATCCTCTACCTGACGCCGACCCTGGCCGCCGAACTGGCCGCAGCGGCCGTGGCGATGCCGACCGTCCGCACGGTGGTGCTCGGCGGCGAGATGCTCACCTACGAGGCGCTCCGTGCACTGACCGCGCTGGTGGCACCGGACGCGGTCTTCGTCAACGGCTACGGGCCGACCGAGGCGAGCATCAACTGCTCGATGCGCTTCATCGACGCCGCCGGGGCCGCCACCGGCAGCGGCATCGTGCCGGTCGGACCGCCGACCGGCCGCTCGCGGGTCGGAGTCCACGACCCGTGGGACGACCCGACCGTGCCGGGCGGCTTCGGCGAGGTCGTCATCGGCGGCCCCGGGGTGGCCGCCGGCTACCTCGGCGGGGCCGGGAGCGCGGCCCGCGCCTTCACCACCGGCGCCGACGGCGAGCGCCGGTACCGTACCGGCGACATCGGCAGCCTGCGTCCCGACGGCGATCTCGTCCTCCTCGGGCGGCTCGACGACCAGGTCAAGATCCGCGGCTTCCGCGTCGAGCCGGACGAGGTACGGGCCGTCCTGCTGCGGCACCCCGACGTCCTCGACGCCGTCGTGGTGGTCGAGGGGGAGGGCAACCGGCGGCGCCTGGCCGCCGGTGTCGTGCCGGGACCCGTCTTCAGCGTGCCGGCGCTGCGCGCCTGGGCGGGCGAACACCTGCCCGCGCACGAGGTGCCGGCCCGCATCGTCCCGCTCGACACGCTCCCGCGCACCGCGCACGGCAAGCTCGACCGCGTCCGCCTGGCGGAGAGCCTCGCGGCGGCCGCCCCCGCGCCGGAGCGCGGCGAGGTGCCCACCCGGGCCGTGGAGCGCCGGGTCGCGGAGGTCTGGCAGGAGGTGCTGGACGTCCCGCGCGTCGGGTCCCACGACAACTTCTTCGACCTGGGCGGGCACTCCCTGCTCGTGGCACCCCTGATCTCCCGCCTCGAAGAGGCACTGGAACTGCCGGGGCTGCCCCTGCTGCTGCTCTACGAGTTCCCCACCGTCGCGGAACTGTCGGCACGTCTGGAGGCCCTGCTGCACACCGGGACCCCGGACGAGGCGGACCTCCCGCGGGTCACCGGCCGCGCCCGGCGGCGCGGCGCCCAGCACATCCGGATCACCTTCTGA
- a CDS encoding 1-deoxy-D-xylulose-5-phosphate synthase — protein MTALDAWTPDGLRRLDPEELPGTAARMRELLVRSVSANGGHLGSNLGVVELTIALHRVFRSPDDVILWDTGHQAYVHKMVTGRAGAFGSLRALDGLSGYPSRAESPHDWVENSHAGTSLSYAAGLATAFAARPAGRRRRVVSVTGDGSLTTGMALEALNDIGDRGLDVTIVLNDNARSYAPTTGALARHLREFEAGVAPGVFEALGIRYLGPVDGHDASALEKVLADARAERGPLLVHVRTRKGHGYRPAAEDRTEHMHGVGPFDAATGRQYALPPGRVPAGSVLGPALVELADADPDLVVITPAMGGPSGLDVFQERHPGRFHDVGIAEQHAAGLAAGLAMAGRRPVLSIHSSFLNRAQDQLLFDIGLHRLPVVVVIDRAGITGGDGASHHGLGDLALLRQIPGMAIATPSTAAELRGLLKAAVRHPGPVAIRHGKAIDDSGPPGDGGDGDADMTAWPVEPAPGGVLVIGAGDLLACATEVAARLRAAGVPAGPANARWIEPLDERLPALAAEHRLVAVIEDHWSRGGLGSAVRERLADEDVATPVRVFAVPHDYLPHGSVPELRAACGLTPERITADLLARWTAQSAGAPRPRG, from the coding sequence CTGACGATCGCCCTGCACCGGGTTTTCCGCAGCCCCGACGACGTCATCCTGTGGGACACGGGCCACCAGGCGTACGTGCACAAGATGGTGACCGGCCGGGCCGGGGCCTTCGGGTCGCTGCGCGCGCTGGACGGGCTGTCCGGCTACCCCAGCCGGGCCGAGAGCCCGCACGACTGGGTGGAGAACTCGCACGCCGGGACGTCGCTCTCCTACGCCGCCGGGCTCGCCACCGCGTTCGCGGCGCGTCCGGCCGGCCGGCGCCGGCGGGTGGTGTCCGTGACCGGCGACGGTTCGCTCACCACGGGCATGGCCCTGGAGGCCCTGAACGACATCGGCGACCGCGGGCTCGACGTCACCATCGTGCTGAACGACAACGCCCGCAGCTACGCGCCCACCACCGGCGCGCTGGCCCGGCACCTGCGGGAGTTCGAGGCGGGCGTCGCGCCCGGCGTCTTCGAGGCGCTGGGCATCCGCTACCTCGGACCCGTCGACGGCCACGACGCGAGCGCCCTGGAGAAGGTCCTCGCCGACGCCCGCGCCGAGCGCGGTCCCCTGCTGGTGCACGTCAGGACCCGGAAGGGCCACGGTTACCGGCCCGCCGCCGAGGACCGCACCGAGCACATGCACGGCGTGGGACCGTTCGACGCGGCCACCGGACGCCAGTACGCCCTGCCGCCGGGCCGGGTGCCGGCCGGCTCGGTCCTCGGCCCCGCTCTCGTGGAACTCGCCGACGCCGACCCGGACCTGGTGGTGATCACGCCGGCCATGGGCGGCCCGTCGGGGCTCGACGTCTTCCAGGAGCGCCACCCCGGCCGCTTCCACGACGTCGGGATCGCGGAGCAGCACGCCGCTGGGCTCGCCGCGGGGCTCGCCATGGCGGGCCGGCGCCCGGTGCTGTCCATCCACTCGTCCTTCCTCAACCGGGCGCAGGACCAGCTCCTGTTCGACATCGGGCTGCACCGGCTGCCCGTCGTGGTGGTCATCGACCGGGCCGGGATCACCGGCGGCGACGGCGCGTCCCACCACGGGCTCGGGGACCTGGCGCTGCTGCGCCAGATCCCCGGCATGGCGATCGCGACCCCGTCGACGGCCGCCGAGCTGCGGGGCCTGCTGAAGGCCGCGGTCCGGCACCCGGGTCCGGTGGCCATCAGGCACGGGAAGGCGATCGACGACTCCGGGCCGCCGGGAGACGGCGGCGACGGCGACGCGGACATGACCGCCTGGCCGGTCGAACCGGCCCCCGGCGGCGTCCTGGTCATCGGCGCCGGCGACCTGCTGGCCTGCGCGACGGAGGTGGCCGCCCGGCTGCGTGCCGCCGGCGTGCCGGCCGGGCCGGCGAACGCCCGCTGGATCGAACCGCTCGACGAGCGGCTGCCCGCCCTGGCCGCGGAGCACCGTCTGGTCGCCGTGATCGAGGACCACTGGAGCCGCGGCGGTCTCGGCTCCGCGGTGCGCGAGCGCCTCGCCGACGAGGACGTCGCCACCCCGGTACGGGTGTTCGCGGTGCCCCACGACTACCTGCCGCACGGCTCCGTACCGGAGCTGCGGGCCGCCTGCGGGCTCACCCCCGAGCGGATCACCGCCGATCTGCTGGCCCGCTGGACGGCACAGTCGGCGGGCGCCCCCCGCCCCCGGGGATGA